One genomic window of Rissa tridactyla isolate bRisTri1 unplaced genomic scaffold, bRisTri1.patW.cur.20221130 scaffold_29, whole genome shotgun sequence includes the following:
- the LOC128903329 gene encoding olfactory receptor 14J1-like, whose amino-acid sequence MSNGSSITQFLLLAFADTRELQLLHFWTFLGIYLAALLSNSLIITTIACDHRLHTPMYFFLLNLSLLDLGSISTTLPKAMANSLWDTRDISYAGCAAQLLFFIFFLTAEYCLLTIMAYDRYVAICKPLHYGTLLGSRACVHTAAAAWGFVFLYAVLHTANTFSLPLCQGNALDQFFCEIPQILKLSCSHSYLREAGLLVVSVCLGFGCFVFIVLSYVQIFRAVLRIPSEQGRHKAFSTCFPHLAVVSLFVSTAVFAHLKPPSISSPSLDLVMAVLYSVVSPAVNPLIYSMRNKDLKDAVWKLVSG is encoded by the coding sequence atgtcgaatggcagctccatcacccagttcctcctcctggcatttgcagacacacgggagctgcagctcttgcacttctggaccttcctgggcatctacctggctgccctcctcagcaacagcctcatcatcaccaccatcgcctgtgaccaccgtctccacacccccatgtacttcttcctcctcaacctctccctcctcgacctgggctccatctccaccactcttcccaaagccatggccaattccctctgggacaccagggacatctcctatgcaggatgtgctgcacagctcttgttcttcatcttctttctcacagcagagtattgtcttctcaccattatggcctatgaccgctacgttgccatctgcaaacccctgcactacgggaccctcctgggcagcagagcttgtgtccacacggcagcagctgcctggggctttgttttcctctacgctgtgctgcacacggccaatacattttccctgcccctctgccagggcaatgccctggaccagttcttctgtgaaatcccccagatcctcaagctctcctgctcacactcctacctcagggaagctgggcttcttgtggtcagtgtctgtttaggctttggttgttttgtgttcatcgtgctgtcctacgtgcagatcttcagggccgtgctaaggatcccctctgagcagggacggcacaaagccttttccacgtgcttccctcacctggccgtggtctccctgtttgtcagcactgcagtgtttgcccacctgaagcccccctccatctcctcaccatctCTGGATCTGGTGATGGCAGTTCTGTACTCGGTGGTTtctccagccgtgaaccccctcatctacagcatgaggaataaGGACCTCAAGGATGCAGTGTGGAAATTGGTATCTGGATAG